The Halichoerus grypus chromosome 15, mHalGry1.hap1.1, whole genome shotgun sequence genome includes a window with the following:
- the KLK5 gene encoding kallikrein-5 isoform X1, with protein sequence MAPAGHSWMWMVGALITALILGVTEPVPANDVTSCNNPSDTGSSGSTRDAGAGAQENTRADEGSSSRIVNGTDCELHAQPWQGALLLHANQLYCGAVLVNPQWLLTAAHCRKPFYRIRLGHHSFSPVYETGQQLFKGIKSIPHPGYSHPSHSNDLMLIKLNRRIHQTQAVKPINISSHCPTAGTSCLVSGWGTTSSPHVKFPKVLQCLNITVLSTSRCKKAYPGQIDSTMFCAGDEAGRDSCQGDSGGPVICNGSLQGLVSWGDFPCAQPNRPGVYTNLCQFTKWIKDTIQANS encoded by the exons ATGGCTCCAGCAGGACACTCCTGGATGTGGATGGTCGGTGCCCTGATCACAGCCCTGATTCTGGGGGTGACAG AGCCTGTTCCTGCAAATGATGTTACCTCCTGCAACAACCCCTCCGACACTGGGTCCTCCGGAAGCACCCGGGACGCTGGAGCTGGGGCCCAGGAGAACACCAGGGCGGACGAAGGCAGCAGCAGCCGCATTGTGAATGGGACCGACTGCGAGTTGCACGCGCAGCCGTGGCAGGGGGCGCTGTTGCTGCATGCCAACCAGCTCTACTGTGGGGCCGTGCTGGTGAATCCGCAGTGGCTCCTCACAGCGGCCCACTGCCGGAAACC ATTTTACAGAATTCGTCTTGGCCACCATTCCTTTTCGCCCGTTTATGAAACCGGGCAGCAGTTGTTCAAAGGGATCAAATCTATCCCCCATCCTGGCTATTCCCATCCTAGCCACTCCAATGACCTCATGCTCATCAAACTGAACAGAAGAATCCATCAGACTCAGGCTGTTAAGCCCATCAACATCTCCTCCCACTGTCCCACTGCTGGGACCAGCTGCTTGGTTTCTGGCTGGGGAACAACCAGCAGCCCCCACG TTAAATTCCCCAAGGTCCTCCAGTGCTTGAACATCACTGTGCTAAGTACCAGCAGGTGCAAGAAGGCCTATCCAGGACAGATAGACTCCACTATGTTCTGCGCTGGTGACGAGGCGGGCAGAGATTCCTGCCAG GGTGATTCCGGGGGGCCTGTGATCTGCAATGGCTCCCTACAGGGCCTCGTGTCCTGGGGAGACTTTCCCTGTGCCCAGCCCAACAGACCCGGCGTCTACACCAACCTCTGCCAATTCACTAAGTGGATCAAGGACACCATCCAGGCGAACTCGTGA
- the KLK5 gene encoding kallikrein-5 isoform X2, whose protein sequence is MVKTRSQVLAEPVPANDVTSCNNPSDTGSSGSTRDAGAGAQENTRADEGSSSRIVNGTDCELHAQPWQGALLLHANQLYCGAVLVNPQWLLTAAHCRKPFYRIRLGHHSFSPVYETGQQLFKGIKSIPHPGYSHPSHSNDLMLIKLNRRIHQTQAVKPINISSHCPTAGTSCLVSGWGTTSSPHVKFPKVLQCLNITVLSTSRCKKAYPGQIDSTMFCAGDEAGRDSCQGDSGGPVICNGSLQGLVSWGDFPCAQPNRPGVYTNLCQFTKWIKDTIQANS, encoded by the exons ATGGTGAAAACGCGCAGCCAGGTGCTTGCAG AGCCTGTTCCTGCAAATGATGTTACCTCCTGCAACAACCCCTCCGACACTGGGTCCTCCGGAAGCACCCGGGACGCTGGAGCTGGGGCCCAGGAGAACACCAGGGCGGACGAAGGCAGCAGCAGCCGCATTGTGAATGGGACCGACTGCGAGTTGCACGCGCAGCCGTGGCAGGGGGCGCTGTTGCTGCATGCCAACCAGCTCTACTGTGGGGCCGTGCTGGTGAATCCGCAGTGGCTCCTCACAGCGGCCCACTGCCGGAAACC ATTTTACAGAATTCGTCTTGGCCACCATTCCTTTTCGCCCGTTTATGAAACCGGGCAGCAGTTGTTCAAAGGGATCAAATCTATCCCCCATCCTGGCTATTCCCATCCTAGCCACTCCAATGACCTCATGCTCATCAAACTGAACAGAAGAATCCATCAGACTCAGGCTGTTAAGCCCATCAACATCTCCTCCCACTGTCCCACTGCTGGGACCAGCTGCTTGGTTTCTGGCTGGGGAACAACCAGCAGCCCCCACG TTAAATTCCCCAAGGTCCTCCAGTGCTTGAACATCACTGTGCTAAGTACCAGCAGGTGCAAGAAGGCCTATCCAGGACAGATAGACTCCACTATGTTCTGCGCTGGTGACGAGGCGGGCAGAGATTCCTGCCAG GGTGATTCCGGGGGGCCTGTGATCTGCAATGGCTCCCTACAGGGCCTCGTGTCCTGGGGAGACTTTCCCTGTGCCCAGCCCAACAGACCCGGCGTCTACACCAACCTCTGCCAATTCACTAAGTGGATCAAGGACACCATCCAGGCGAACTCGTGA